A stretch of Microcoleus sp. FACHB-68 DNA encodes these proteins:
- a CDS encoding PAS domain S-box protein — protein MLELFKNLFAWEPFLPHGHCFLWKPGLVGLHIVSDSIIALAYYSIPITLLYFVRKRQDLPYSWMLLLFSTFILACGTTHLMEIWTLWHPTYWLSGCLKAITAFVSLLTAVEMLLLVPKALALPNPVQMEATNEELEHEIGERKLAEAALKQARSELEVRVKERTAQLAKANQELRHEISDRKQAQSALQASEARLKEVLDNTGAFISSGRIHPDKLWEYDYYSPNGEEIFGYKGEEFAADPSLWFCRIHAEDIETIILPIMEDLYAGCQINIEYRFRHKNGSWRWLYNNLVAKKYESEDFWFLTGIVIDITNRKQAETALQESEQRFAALAEAAPVGIFRTDAQGNCVYGNERCFEMIGLCLEESIGAGWTTTIHPDDRDCTIAAWLSFVQQGIPYHCEHRFQRPDGSVIWVLGQAIAEKDAEGNIIGYIGTITDITERKQAEQLLKDYNQVLEFQVQERTAELSRMNTYLEQKIEERKQIEAQLRRSEAKLSAILDNAGVCIYIKDLNGTYTYVNRLTAELFGRNESEIIGANDRDFFAEEFAVTYRENSAQVIKTGVVHRFEEVGIDCQGELHNYLSTKVPLKNSDGDIYAICGISTDITEIKKAEAALRQSEERMQALLRAIPDLMFRHRVDGTYLDIAGNDSSLLLPREALIGKKIQQTPIPEPIKTGLLERFKAAVATGTLQIYEHDLKQPDGMHSYETRIMKSSADEVVCLVRDITERKHSQAALEESKERYRTVIAAMAEGIVLQDADGAIQTCNLSAKRILGLSCQQMMGRTSLNAGWRSVREDGSLFPEEEHPALITLRTGTACSNVVMGVHKPDSSFTWISINSRPLFRAGEPLPYAVVASFADISARKQAEAALRQSEARYLAIIEDQTELIGRASPDGTLRFVNEAFCRFYGKTREELVGHCFEPDVLEEDRENVTRLIKTLSVDNPLVIIEHRVTAKGQQVRWTQWINRGIFDEEGQLLELQGVGRDITERKEMEEALRESEAMLSSIFDNAGAYIFIKDLDSRYTYANRPILELFGCSKEEIIGADNSKFFDAETAQRLRESDLQVIESGEVWQSQEVAIRKHSGEVHYYWAVKVPLKRADGSIYALCGISTEITELKRTEEALRHSESTLRSFFDSGSMLMGIVELYDDDILHLSDNLSAARFFNTTPELMKNRFASDLGVPAAHLQQWIDRYREALHTQAAVQFEYTHETSSEQKWLSVSVCPIGTGPSGRPRLSYIVEDISERKWAEEALQLSESRLKHLTASIPGTLYAYAHYPDGSAKFEYISLGCQEMFEVEPARVIDDENLMLNQMCPYDRPRYEEAVARAIQNVQPFTSEWRNIAPSGKQTWLRVQAQPECREDGTKVLHGVILDITDRKQAEEKLKQAEHKYRTLIEQIPGVVYISAIAATTEQAYISPQVQQLLEISPEEWSPGFCNSWTNYVHPEDRHRVWQAVNTAISTGEPLSVEYRMITGNGKTIWIRDRAHLVSSAGGQTQVLQGLAFDITDRKQMEQALQESNERFQLAASAVKGFIYDWDLKQNIVLRTQGLFEAVGYRPEEAEAKVDWWNEQVHPEDLAKVSQQLSVAFASETQNYYVLEYRLRHRDGHYVYLSDYGTIARDANGQAIRAVGHAIDVSDRREAEAALQKALQAAQAASIAKSRFLSNMSHELRTPLNAILGFSQVMVRSHSLSAEHKEQLKIINRSGEHLLNLINDILSMSKIEAGQTTLNQTRFDLYQLLDNLEQMLKIKATFKGLQLIFERASDIPQYVQTDENKLRQVLINLLGNAVKFTTVGHVALRVKKRELLEVKDRVLEKAYFQHLKVETCLLFEVEDTGPGIASPEIETLFNPFVQTETGRKSMEGTGLGLPISRQFVQMMGGNITVSSQVSKGTIFKFDVLVREVVGIDEKSLSNTQRVIGLEPNQPTYRILVVEDVEENRQLLLKLLEPLGFQVREAVNGDEAIALWSTWKPHLIWMDMRMPVMDGYEATRKIKALEQQNAGVQENNSLTLAGRTKIIAVTASAFEEQQARILAAGCDDFIHKPFRESLLFDKIAQHLKVRYIYEEDYQSDSPQLEAPRKLTPQDLSIMSPEWIAQLHQAILCANEPLILKLIEQIPDAEASLAHNLTDLLNNFRLDLLFDLTQEFNHE, from the coding sequence ATGTTGGAATTATTCAAAAATCTTTTCGCTTGGGAACCATTTCTACCTCACGGACATTGCTTCCTCTGGAAGCCTGGGTTAGTGGGGCTTCATATTGTTTCCGACTCGATTATCGCCCTAGCCTATTATTCAATTCCCATCACGCTGCTCTATTTTGTTCGTAAGCGACAAGACTTACCCTACTCCTGGATGCTTCTGCTATTTAGCACCTTCATCCTCGCTTGTGGCACCACTCACCTGATGGAGATTTGGACGCTTTGGCATCCCACCTATTGGCTGAGTGGATGCCTCAAAGCCATCACCGCGTTTGTTTCTTTATTAACGGCTGTTGAGATGCTGCTATTAGTGCCTAAGGCACTTGCGCTTCCTAATCCTGTACAGATGGAAGCAACAAACGAAGAACTAGAGCATGAAATTGGCGAACGCAAGTTAGCAGAAGCAGCTCTAAAACAGGCTCGCAGCGAGTTAGAAGTTAGGGTAAAAGAACGCACGGCTCAACTCGCAAAAGCTAATCAGGAGTTGCGGCATGAAATTAGTGATCGCAAACAAGCACAATCTGCATTGCAAGCCTCAGAAGCCAGACTGAAAGAAGTGCTTGACAACACCGGCGCTTTCATTTCCTCTGGACGTATCCATCCTGACAAACTTTGGGAATATGACTACTATTCCCCTAATGGAGAGGAAATTTTTGGCTATAAGGGAGAAGAGTTTGCTGCCGATCCAAGTCTGTGGTTTTGTCGAATTCATGCCGAAGATATTGAGACGATCATTCTGCCGATTATGGAAGATTTGTATGCTGGATGCCAAATAAATATAGAGTATAGATTTCGTCATAAAAATGGCAGTTGGCGCTGGTTATATAACAATTTGGTTGCGAAAAAATACGAATCTGAGGATTTCTGGTTTCTCACCGGCATCGTTATTGACATCACCAACCGCAAACAAGCAGAAACAGCATTGCAGGAAAGCGAACAGCGCTTTGCAGCTTTGGCAGAAGCCGCGCCTGTCGGTATTTTCCGCACCGATGCTCAAGGCAATTGCGTGTACGGCAACGAACGCTGTTTTGAAATGATCGGACTTTGCCTAGAGGAATCGATAGGAGCCGGCTGGACGACAACTATACATCCGGATGATCGGGATTGCACGATTGCCGCTTGGTTGAGTTTTGTACAACAGGGCATTCCCTATCACTGCGAACACCGCTTTCAGCGACCCGATGGTAGCGTTATCTGGGTGTTAGGACAGGCGATTGCTGAAAAAGATGCCGAGGGAAATATCATCGGTTACATCGGCACTATTACCGATATTACAGAGCGCAAACAAGCCGAACAACTTTTAAAAGATTACAATCAAGTTCTCGAATTTCAGGTGCAAGAACGCACGGCTGAACTTAGCCGAATGAATACTTATTTAGAGCAGAAAATTGAAGAACGCAAGCAAATAGAAGCGCAATTACGACGCAGCGAAGCGAAACTATCAGCTATCTTAGATAACGCAGGTGTTTGTATTTATATCAAAGATTTGAATGGCACTTACACCTACGTCAATCGCTTAACTGCGGAGCTTTTTGGACGGAACGAATCTGAAATTATTGGAGCGAATGATCGTGATTTTTTTGCAGAAGAGTTCGCTGTAACTTACAGAGAAAATAGCGCTCAGGTGATCAAAACGGGTGTTGTCCATCGCTTTGAGGAAGTCGGGATTGATTGTCAGGGAGAGCTTCATAACTATTTATCTACCAAAGTTCCTTTAAAAAATTCCGATGGCGATATCTATGCTATTTGCGGGATTTCCACAGATATTACGGAAATCAAGAAGGCAGAAGCAGCACTGCGGCAAAGTGAAGAACGAATGCAGGCACTTTTGAGGGCAATACCCGATTTGATGTTTCGGCATCGGGTAGATGGTACTTATCTAGATATCGCGGGAAATGACAGTTCCTTACTGCTACCGCGCGAAGCACTCATTGGCAAAAAGATACAACAGACCCCTATTCCCGAACCCATTAAAACCGGCCTGCTGGAACGTTTCAAGGCAGCAGTGGCAACCGGAACGCTGCAAATTTACGAACACGACCTCAAACAACCCGATGGAATGCACAGCTACGAGACGCGCATCATGAAAAGCAGTGCTGATGAGGTCGTTTGTCTCGTGCGCGATATCACCGAACGCAAGCACTCGCAAGCCGCCCTAGAAGAGAGCAAAGAACGCTACCGGACTGTAATCGCAGCGATGGCAGAAGGGATTGTCTTGCAAGACGCCGATGGTGCGATTCAAACTTGTAATCTCAGCGCCAAACGCATTTTGGGTTTGTCTTGTCAGCAAATGATGGGGCGAACTTCCCTCAATGCCGGTTGGCGATCTGTTCGCGAAGATGGTTCGCTTTTCCCCGAAGAAGAACACCCGGCATTGATAACGCTGCGAACCGGCACCGCTTGCTCTAACGTCGTGATGGGAGTCCACAAACCGGATAGTAGTTTTACTTGGATTTCAATTAATTCTCGGCCTTTATTTCGAGCCGGCGAACCGCTTCCCTACGCAGTTGTCGCCTCATTCGCGGATATTAGCGCTCGTAAGCAGGCAGAAGCGGCATTGCGGCAAAGCGAAGCGCGTTATCTTGCGATTATTGAAGATCAAACGGAACTGATCGGTCGCGCCTCACCCGATGGAACCTTAAGGTTTGTCAACGAAGCTTTCTGTCGATTCTATGGGAAGACACGCGAAGAACTCGTCGGTCACTGCTTTGAACCTGATGTGTTGGAGGAAGACCGGGAAAATGTTACAAGACTGATTAAGACGCTTAGTGTCGATAATCCGCTCGTGATTATCGAACATCGGGTCACTGCCAAGGGACAACAGGTGCGTTGGACGCAGTGGATTAACCGAGGAATATTCGACGAAGAGGGTCAACTCCTAGAGTTGCAAGGGGTTGGACGAGATATCACTGAACGCAAGGAAATGGAAGAAGCGCTTCGGGAAAGCGAAGCGATGCTATCGAGCATTTTTGATAACGCCGGCGCTTATATTTTCATTAAGGACTTAGATAGTCGCTACACCTACGCTAACCGTCCCATCTTGGAATTATTTGGCTGTAGCAAAGAAGAGATTATTGGTGCAGATAATTCCAAGTTTTTTGATGCAGAAACAGCTCAACGCTTGCGAGAAAGTGATTTGCAGGTTATTGAGAGCGGCGAGGTGTGGCAATCCCAAGAAGTTGCTATCAGGAAACACTCTGGGGAGGTGCATTACTATTGGGCCGTGAAAGTTCCCCTTAAACGCGCCGATGGGAGTATTTACGCTCTTTGCGGGATCTCAACCGAGATTACCGAACTGAAACGAACAGAAGAAGCGCTACGGCACAGCGAATCAACGCTTCGCAGCTTCTTTGATAGTGGCTCGATGTTGATGGGCATTGTTGAGCTTTATGACGACGACATTCTGCATCTTTCCGATAACTTATCAGCAGCGCGGTTTTTCAACACGACCCCAGAACTGATGAAAAATCGGTTCGCAAGTGACTTGGGAGTGCCGGCAGCACACCTACAACAGTGGATTGATCGCTACCGAGAAGCTTTACACACTCAAGCTGCCGTGCAATTTGAATATACTCACGAGACTTCAAGCGAGCAGAAGTGGCTTTCTGTAAGCGTTTGCCCGATTGGAACCGGCCCTAGCGGTCGTCCGAGATTGTCTTACATTGTTGAGGACATCAGCGAGCGCAAATGGGCAGAAGAGGCTCTACAGTTAAGCGAAAGCCGGCTCAAACATCTAACGGCTAGTATTCCGGGAACCCTTTACGCCTATGCACATTATCCTGATGGTTCAGCCAAGTTTGAATATATCAGTCTCGGTTGCCAAGAAATGTTTGAGGTCGAGCCGGCACGGGTCATAGACGATGAAAATCTTATGTTGAACCAAATGTGCCCCTATGACCGACCCAGGTATGAAGAGGCTGTTGCTCGCGCCATTCAAAACGTGCAACCGTTTACTTCCGAATGGCGCAATATTGCTCCTTCTGGAAAACAAACATGGCTGCGCGTCCAAGCCCAACCGGAATGCCGTGAAGATGGCACTAAAGTTTTGCACGGCGTGATATTAGATATCACGGATCGCAAACAAGCGGAAGAAAAGCTTAAACAGGCCGAGCATAAATATCGCACCTTAATCGAACAAATTCCAGGCGTTGTTTATATCTCTGCGATTGCAGCAACGACTGAGCAAGCTTATATCAGCCCTCAAGTGCAACAGTTGCTAGAGATTTCTCCCGAAGAATGGTCTCCTGGGTTCTGTAATAGTTGGACTAATTATGTGCATCCAGAAGATCGCCATCGGGTTTGGCAAGCCGTAAACACTGCGATTTCGACGGGAGAACCATTGAGTGTCGAATATCGCATGATTACTGGTAATGGCAAAACGATCTGGATTAGAGATCGTGCCCATCTCGTTTCGTCTGCCGGCGGACAGACTCAAGTGCTTCAGGGTTTAGCTTTCGATATTACCGACCGCAAGCAAATGGAGCAAGCCCTGCAAGAGAGCAACGAACGTTTTCAGCTAGCAGCATCAGCAGTTAAAGGATTTATCTACGATTGGGATCTCAAACAGAATATCGTTCTAAGGACACAGGGACTATTTGAAGCCGTTGGATACCGCCCCGAAGAAGCCGAAGCTAAAGTTGATTGGTGGAACGAACAAGTCCACCCAGAAGATTTAGCCAAGGTTTCCCAGCAGCTATCCGTAGCATTTGCTAGTGAAACTCAAAATTACTACGTGTTAGAATACCGACTTCGCCATCGAGATGGTCACTACGTTTACCTATCAGATTATGGGACGATCGCCAGAGATGCAAACGGACAAGCGATTCGAGCAGTCGGTCACGCAATAGATGTTAGTGATCGCAGAGAGGCAGAAGCCGCCTTGCAAAAAGCACTCCAAGCTGCCCAAGCCGCATCCATTGCTAAAAGCCGCTTTCTGTCTAATATGAGCCACGAACTGCGTACCCCTCTCAACGCCATTCTTGGTTTTAGTCAGGTGATGGTTCGCAGCCATTCTCTTTCCGCTGAACACAAAGAGCAGTTAAAAATCATCAATCGCAGTGGCGAACATTTGCTTAATTTAATCAACGATATTCTGTCAATGTCCAAAATTGAAGCCGGTCAGACCACGCTCAACCAAACTCGCTTTGACCTGTATCAGCTACTTGACAATTTAGAACAGATGCTTAAAATAAAAGCGACTTTCAAAGGGTTACAGCTAATCTTTGAACGGGCATCAGATATTCCTCAATACGTGCAAACTGATGAAAATAAATTGCGTCAAGTCTTAATTAACCTGCTGGGAAATGCTGTTAAATTCACGACGGTTGGTCATGTCGCATTGCGAGTCAAAAAACGCGAACTTTTAGAAGTTAAGGATCGGGTACTAGAAAAAGCTTACTTTCAACATCTAAAAGTTGAAACTTGTCTATTATTTGAAGTTGAAGATACGGGACCCGGTATTGCCTCCCCTGAAATTGAAACTTTATTTAACCCTTTCGTGCAAACAGAAACGGGACGCAAATCAATGGAAGGAACTGGGTTAGGGTTACCTATCAGTCGGCAGTTTGTACAGATGATGGGAGGAAATATTACAGTCAGCAGTCAAGTCTCCAAAGGAACCATTTTTAAATTTGATGTTCTTGTGCGCGAGGTTGTTGGGATTGATGAAAAAAGTTTATCGAACACCCAGCGAGTGATTGGATTAGAACCAAACCAGCCAACCTATCGTATCCTGGTGGTGGAGGATGTGGAAGAGAACCGTCAGTTGCTATTAAAATTGCTTGAACCTTTAGGATTTCAAGTGCGAGAAGCGGTTAACGGTGATGAAGCAATTGCTTTGTGGTCAACTTGGAAACCGCACCTGATCTGGATGGATATGCGGATGCCAGTTATGGATGGTTACGAAGCAACTAGAAAAATTAAAGCTTTGGAACAGCAAAATGCGGGGGTACAAGAGAATAATAGCTTGACTCTGGCCGGCAGAACTAAAATTATTGCTGTAACCGCTAGTGCTTTTGAGGAACAGCAAGCTAGAATTTTGGCAGCCGGTTGCGACGACTTCATACATAAGCCTTTCCGGGAGTCGCTACTGTTCGACAAGATAGCTCAACACCTCAAAGTGCGCTATATCTACGAAGAAGACTATCAAAGCGACTCACCTCAGTTAGAAGCGCCCAGAAAACTTACCCCACAAGATTTGAGCATCATGTCTCCTGAGTGGATAGCGCAGCTACACCAAGCAATACTTTGTGCAAATGAACCCTTAATTTTGAAGCTAATCGAACAAATTCCCGATGCTGAAGCTTCTTTAGCCCATAATCTTACGGATTTGCTCAATAATTTTCGTCTGGATCTGCTTTTTGATTTAACTCAAGAATTTAATCATGAGTAG
- a CDS encoding diguanylate cyclase produces MSSDQASTFPEDILIVDDSADNLRVLSTILAEQGYYVRKVINGKLALIVAQTAPPALILLDILMPDLDGYEVCRLLKANPLTAEIPVIFISALDDIFDKVKAFDVGGVDYITKPFQAAEILARIKSQLTIRGFYIQLQRQAQKLTDQNKCLQQEIKKRQRAEAETNLLLKITQAISASEDFPSALEVTVRQVCETISWDLGEAWIPDEEREVLEYSRSWYSSEANLEKFQLESKTLTYAPNVGLPGRVWISKQPEWIEDVSVAKDPVFFRSDLALEAGLKAALGIPIVLNNQVLTVLIFFKKEKLEPKQRLIELVNAVATQLGSLVQRKKAESALKEANLKLHRLATLDELTGVANRRCFNEYLNQEWRRMAREKLPLSLILCDLDYFKQYNDTYGHLAGDFCLQKVAKTIRCTLNRPGDLVARYGGEEFVVILPNTHANGALQIAETMRNEVENLKMDHAQSDISQYVTLSLGVVSLIPQNPLNPSILMAVADKALYQAKAQGRNCSVLKPLDLENLEL; encoded by the coding sequence ATGAGTAGTGACCAAGCATCTACTTTTCCTGAAGATATTCTCATCGTTGATGATAGCGCGGACAACCTAAGAGTTTTGTCTACGATACTTGCTGAGCAAGGATATTACGTGAGAAAAGTAATTAATGGAAAACTGGCTTTAATAGTCGCGCAAACCGCTCCACCGGCTCTAATTTTACTTGACATTTTGATGCCCGATTTGGATGGCTATGAAGTTTGCCGATTGCTGAAAGCGAACCCACTAACAGCGGAAATTCCAGTAATTTTTATCAGCGCTCTTGATGATATATTTGATAAGGTTAAAGCCTTTGATGTCGGCGGAGTGGACTACATTACGAAACCTTTCCAGGCGGCAGAAATTTTAGCTCGGATTAAAAGTCAATTGACGATTCGAGGCTTTTATATTCAACTGCAACGGCAAGCACAAAAACTCACCGACCAAAATAAATGCTTACAACAAGAAATTAAAAAACGCCAACGCGCTGAAGCAGAAACCAATCTTTTATTGAAGATAACGCAAGCAATTAGCGCATCGGAAGATTTTCCTTCGGCTTTAGAAGTAACTGTTCGCCAAGTTTGCGAAACAATAAGTTGGGATTTGGGAGAAGCTTGGATTCCTGATGAGGAGCGTGAGGTTTTAGAATATAGTCGAAGTTGGTATTCTAGCGAAGCGAACCTAGAAAAGTTTCAACTTGAGAGCAAGACCTTAACCTATGCCCCAAATGTAGGACTGCCGGGACGAGTTTGGATATCTAAACAACCGGAGTGGATAGAAGATGTTTCTGTTGCCAAAGACCCAGTTTTTTTTCGGTCTGATCTTGCCTTAGAAGCTGGACTCAAAGCAGCGTTAGGGATTCCTATTGTTCTTAACAACCAAGTCTTAACAGTTTTGATTTTTTTTAAGAAAGAAAAGCTTGAACCCAAACAGCGATTGATTGAGCTAGTTAATGCCGTTGCTACCCAATTAGGTTCGCTTGTTCAGCGCAAAAAGGCTGAATCCGCTCTCAAAGAAGCTAACCTGAAACTCCACCGGCTTGCGACTTTGGATGAGTTGACAGGAGTGGCGAATCGTCGTTGTTTTAATGAATACTTGAATCAAGAGTGGCGGCGGATGGCACGAGAGAAATTACCCTTGTCTTTAATTTTGTGCGATCTAGATTATTTTAAACAATATAACGATACTTATGGTCATTTAGCCGGAGATTTTTGCTTGCAGAAGGTCGCAAAAACAATTCGCTGCACGCTCAACCGGCCCGGAGATTTAGTTGCTCGTTATGGGGGTGAAGAATTTGTGGTAATTTTGCCGAATACCCATGCTAATGGAGCTTTACAAATTGCTGAAACTATGCGAAATGAAGTTGAAAATCTTAAGATGGATCATGCCCAATCTGATATCAGTCAATATGTGACTTTGAGTTTGGGCGTTGTTAGCTTAATTCCTCAAAATCCACTCAACCCTTCAATTTTAATGGCTGTAGCGGATAAGGCACTTTATCAAGCTAAAGCTCAGGGAAGAAACTGCTCAGTTTTAAAACCTTTGGATTTAGAAAATTTAGAATTATAA
- the dnaG gene encoding DNA primase: MDTPRLHPDTIEEVKQRVDIVDVISEHVVLRKRGKDYVGLCPFHEEKSPSFTVSPGKQMYYCFGCNAGGNAIGFLKEVGKQSYSDVVLDLAKRYQVPIKTLQAEHRQEFQRQISIREQLYEILAIASSFYQHALTQPQGKLALDYLQSERQLSQETIQQFQLGYAPAGWDTLYRYLVEVKQQPVQLVEQAGLIAPRKSGSGYYDRFRERLIIPIHDIQGRTIGFGGRTLTDEQPKYLNSPETELFDKGRTLFALDKARNAISKEDQAVVVEGYFDAIALHAAGIANVVASLGTALSLDQVRQLLRHTESKQIVLNFDADKAGTNAADRAIGEISDLAYRGEVQLRILNIPEGKDADEFLKTYSSQQYRELLANASLWLDWKIQQTLLERNLTQADQFQQVATAMVKLLCNISNDNQLTHYINRCAELLSQGDSRRQPLLADNLLSQIVRYCDELLSHDESCRFAPFIESRLQQNKRRFVRRAGTPKSNPDQALPLSSERNLLEKAEALLLLIYLHYPEHRQAVMDALEERDLEFSLSHHRFLWRQISEIPAAGSTPAQLISTLQDRCLELSEDMAVISPLFYLDERTKQEILRTPLVIRAAAASIERVMCEKRYRLFLDLWRNTDSKANPDLFESYLQQLYAEQARIQELDRQRHTTFSDLVQLPWIGNFVS; the protein is encoded by the coding sequence ATGGACACTCCCCGCCTACATCCAGACACCATTGAAGAAGTTAAGCAACGCGTTGATATTGTCGATGTTATCTCCGAACACGTCGTACTGCGAAAGCGCGGGAAGGATTATGTGGGTTTGTGTCCTTTCCATGAGGAAAAATCACCCAGCTTTACAGTAAGTCCTGGCAAGCAAATGTACTACTGCTTTGGCTGTAATGCCGGCGGTAATGCGATTGGATTTCTCAAGGAAGTGGGGAAGCAATCCTATAGCGATGTCGTATTAGATTTGGCGAAGCGGTATCAAGTGCCGATTAAAACCCTGCAAGCCGAACATCGGCAGGAATTTCAGCGCCAAATTTCCATCAGAGAGCAATTGTATGAAATTCTAGCGATCGCATCCAGTTTTTACCAGCACGCGCTCACGCAACCTCAAGGCAAATTGGCGCTGGATTACCTACAATCTGAGCGGCAACTGAGCCAAGAAACGATTCAGCAGTTTCAGCTAGGTTACGCGCCTGCCGGCTGGGATACGCTTTACCGCTATCTGGTGGAAGTGAAACAGCAGCCGGTGCAGTTGGTGGAACAAGCCGGTTTAATTGCACCGCGCAAGTCGGGAAGCGGCTATTATGATCGATTTCGTGAGCGTCTGATTATTCCCATTCACGATATCCAAGGACGAACGATCGGGTTTGGCGGCAGAACTTTGACGGATGAGCAACCGAAATACCTCAATTCTCCGGAAACTGAGCTATTTGATAAAGGCAGAACGCTGTTTGCCCTAGATAAAGCCCGAAATGCGATTTCTAAAGAAGATCAAGCGGTGGTAGTAGAGGGATATTTTGATGCGATCGCGCTTCACGCTGCCGGTATTGCCAATGTTGTGGCTTCTTTGGGAACTGCTCTGAGTTTAGATCAAGTACGTCAGCTGCTACGCCACACAGAATCGAAGCAAATTGTGCTTAATTTTGATGCGGATAAAGCCGGCACGAATGCGGCAGACAGAGCAATTGGAGAAATTTCGGATTTGGCTTATCGAGGTGAAGTACAGTTACGAATTCTTAATATTCCCGAAGGTAAAGATGCGGATGAATTTCTCAAAACTTATTCTTCCCAGCAGTATCGAGAACTTTTAGCAAATGCTTCTCTGTGGCTTGATTGGAAAATTCAGCAAACTTTGCTTGAGCGCAACTTGACACAAGCGGATCAGTTTCAGCAAGTGGCGACGGCAATGGTAAAGTTACTGTGCAATATTTCTAATGATAATCAGCTCACTCATTACATTAATCGCTGTGCCGAACTTTTGAGCCAAGGAGACTCTCGCCGGCAACCTTTGTTAGCTGATAATCTTCTGAGTCAAATTGTTCGTTACTGCGACGAACTTCTCAGCCATGATGAGTCGTGCCGGTTTGCGCCGTTTATCGAAAGTCGCTTACAACAAAATAAGCGACGTTTCGTGCGTCGTGCCGGCACCCCCAAGTCAAATCCGGATCAAGCACTTCCGCTTTCTTCTGAACGCAATCTTTTAGAAAAAGCCGAAGCTTTACTGCTGCTGATTTATCTTCACTACCCCGAACACCGGCAGGCTGTAATGGATGCTTTAGAGGAACGAGATTTAGAATTTAGTTTATCTCATCATCGATTTTTATGGCGGCAAATTTCAGAGATTCCCGCTGCCGGCTCAACACCGGCACAGCTTATTTCGACGCTTCAAGATCGTTGCTTGGAGTTGTCTGAGGATATGGCTGTTATTTCTCCCCTATTTTATTTAGATGAAAGAACAAAACAGGAAATTCTGCGTACTCCGCTGGTTATTCGCGCTGCTGCTGCTTCTATAGAGCGGGTAATGTGTGAGAAACGCTATCGTTTATTTCTGGATTTATGGCGCAATACAGACAGCAAAGCAAATCCTGATCTTTTTGAGTCTTATTTACAGCAACTTTATGCGGAACAAGCTCGCATTCAAGAATTAGATCGGCAGCGTCATACTACGTTTTCTGATTTGGTACAGTTACCTTGGATCGGGAATTTTGTATCTTAG
- a CDS encoding pentapeptide repeat-containing protein — MDFSGKNLTDSSFNKANLRGSNFSHTNLQGVSLFGAYLDGANFEGADMRNATLDTARFTKVNLSNAILEGAFAFNTKFEGATIDGADFTDVLLREDTQKLLCQIATGKNPVTGRDTRETLYCD; from the coding sequence ATGGATTTCTCAGGCAAAAACCTGACAGACTCCAGCTTTAACAAAGCCAACCTGCGCGGTAGCAATTTCAGCCATACCAATCTGCAGGGCGTTAGCTTGTTTGGAGCGTATCTGGATGGAGCAAATTTTGAGGGGGCGGATATGCGAAACGCCACCTTAGACACTGCTCGTTTTACCAAAGTCAATTTATCCAACGCAATTTTAGAAGGTGCCTTCGCTTTTAACACCAAATTTGAAGGTGCCACAATTGACGGCGCAGATTTTACCGATGTGCTGCTGCGCGAGGATACCCAGAAATTGCTTTGTCAGATAGCGACAGGGAAAAATCCAGTCACGGGTAGAGATACGCGTGAAACGCTTTACTGTGATTAA
- a CDS encoding YraN family protein: MPSFPSSPSAGENRKPDTGTLGENLVAVWLQQRGWVILRRRWRCRWGEIDLIAQQASKSECRLQETALAFVEVKTRRRWNWDAGGLLAITEQKQAKLRKAAGMFLAECPELADLPCRFDVALVSFQPLAPKQIQDCEIGTDAGTYAFGQPIILGQSVFAPGCKLTLIDYIESAFAEDG; this comes from the coding sequence ATGCCAAGCTTTCCCTCATCCCCGTCTGCCGGCGAGAACCGTAAACCTGACACCGGCACGCTTGGGGAAAATTTGGTGGCTGTGTGGTTGCAGCAGCGCGGTTGGGTAATTCTACGCCGGCGGTGGCGCTGCCGGTGGGGAGAGATTGATCTCATTGCTCAGCAAGCGAGTAAATCTGAGTGTCGATTGCAGGAGACAGCCTTGGCGTTTGTGGAAGTTAAGACTCGTCGCCGGTGGAATTGGGATGCCGGCGGACTTTTGGCTATCACTGAGCAAAAGCAAGCAAAACTGAGGAAAGCGGCTGGGATGTTTTTGGCAGAGTGCCCGGAGTTGGCTGATTTACCCTGCCGATTTGATGTGGCGCTTGTTAGCTTTCAGCCACTCGCGCCTAAGCAAATACAAGATTGTGAAATAGGGACGGATGCCGGCACTTACGCTTTCGGGCAACCAATTATATTAGGTCAATCCGTCTTCGCTCCAGGTTGCAAACTCACGCTTATCGATTACATTGAGTCAGCTTTTGCTGAAGACGGTTAA